The following are encoded in a window of Algiphilus aromaticivorans DG1253 genomic DNA:
- a CDS encoding riboflavin synthase: MFTGLIEAMGRLEQVSERDGDRRLRIVTPSGFLEGVEVGASIATSGVCLTAVALDGDVFEADVSVETLDATTAREWEAGRPLNLEHSLTLAKPLGGHLVSGHVDGVGRLVDRQEDARSWRLELEVPEALSRYIARKGSVAVDGISLTVNDVEGSCFGVNIVPHTWAHTTLGTTEVGAAVNIEVDLIARYTERLLAAGNGS; encoded by the coding sequence ATGTTTACCGGGCTGATCGAGGCCATGGGCCGACTCGAGCAGGTCAGCGAGCGCGACGGCGACCGTCGGCTGCGCATCGTTACGCCATCGGGCTTTCTGGAGGGCGTAGAAGTGGGGGCCAGCATTGCCACCTCCGGGGTCTGTCTCACGGCCGTGGCGCTGGACGGCGACGTCTTCGAGGCCGATGTCTCGGTCGAGACGCTGGACGCCACCACCGCGCGCGAATGGGAGGCCGGCCGGCCGCTGAATCTGGAGCATTCGCTGACGCTGGCCAAGCCGCTCGGCGGTCATCTGGTCTCCGGCCACGTCGACGGCGTCGGCCGGTTGGTTGACCGCCAAGAGGATGCGCGCAGCTGGCGGCTGGAGCTGGAGGTGCCGGAGGCGCTGTCGCGCTACATCGCGCGCAAGGGCTCGGTGGCCGTCGACGGCATCAGCCTGACCGTCAACGACGTCGAGGGCAGCTGCTTTGGCGTTAACATCGTGCCCCACACATGGGCCCACACGACATTGGGCACCACCGAAGTGGGGGCGGCCGTCAACATTGAGGTCGATCTCATCGCACGCTATACCGAGCGGCTGCTGGCCGCGGGCAACGGATCATGA